A portion of the Pseudopipra pipra isolate bDixPip1 chromosome 1, bDixPip1.hap1, whole genome shotgun sequence genome contains these proteins:
- the LOC135411074 gene encoding cytochrome b-c1 complex subunit 7 produces the protein MAARASVAGGGRLIDSIRKWYYNAAGFNKLGLMRDDTLYEDDDVKEALKRLPEHLYNERIFRIKRALDLSLKHQILPKDQWVKYEEDNHYLEPYLKEVIRERREREAWNKK, from the exons ATGGCGGCGAGGGCGTCTG TCGCAGGAGGTGGTCGCCTGATAGACAGCATTCGCAAGTGGTACTATAATGCAGCTGGGTTCAACAAGCTTG GATTAATGCGAGATGATACATTGTACGAAGACGATGATGTAAAAGAAGCACTGAAGAGACTTCCAGAACATCTTTACAATGAAAGAATATTCCGCATAAAGCGAGCATTGGACTTGAGCTTGAAACATCAGATCCTTCCGAAAGACCAGTGGGTGAAGTATGAGGAG GATAACCATTATCTTGAACCATACCTAAAAGAAGTAATCCGTGAGAGACGTGAAAGGGAAGCATGGAATAAGAAGTAA
- the MTERF3 gene encoding transcription termination factor 3, mitochondrial codes for MALWARQASRWCCLLNAAPAAGFPRRLRSWGSPAGTCREFAPLALLPAGKDGVLWRLQACRHASVGSCFAPDSAKDGSFSPLESNLPSPVKQEQAKVETLPDLNAKILNEDWDDIPPSSALEEISEEEAVQIIAEPILPFQSTTLRDYVDHSETLAKLVHLGVDLSQVEKRQKAGQLLLTLDFEKDIRKILLFLKDVGVEDNQLGPFLTKNPYILGEDLEALETRVAYLKSKKFGKSEIAQMVSRAPYLLLFSVERLDNRLGFFKNELGLSVKKTKDLVVRLPRLLTGKLEPVKENLQVCQIELGFQRSEIQQIVYKTPKILTASKKRLRQTFDYLHNIMGIPHHMLTHFPQVFNSKLLRIRERHMFLAFLGRAQYDPAQPSYISLDQLVSLPDEVFCTEIAKASIQDFENFLKTL; via the exons ATGGCTCTGTGGGCCCGGCAGGCCTCCCGCTGGTGTTGCCTGCTGAACGCGGCCCCCGCTGCCGGGTTTCCTCGGAGGCTGAGGAGCTGGGGAAGCCCCGCAGGGACCTGCCGTGAGTTCGCccctctggctctgctgcccGCCGGAAAGGACGGTGTTCTGTGGAGACTACAGGCATGCAGGCATGCGTCTGTAGGAAGCTGTTTCGCGCCCGACAGTGCCAAGGATGGATCCTTCTCTCCTCTGGAAAGTAATTTGCCTTCACCAGTAAAACAGGAACAAGCAAAAGTAGAAACATTACCTGATCTGAATGCAAAAATACTGAATGAAG ATTGGGATGACATCCCACCTTCATCTGCCTTGGAAGAGATTTCTGAGGAAGAAGCTGTACAGATCATCGCAGAACCGATTCTTCCCTTTCAGTCTACCACGCTCCGAGATTATGTTGATCATTCAGAAACCCTTGCAAAGCTTGTCCACCTAG GAGTTGACCTATCCCAAGTGGAAAAACGTCAAAAGGCAGGTCAGCTCTTACTGACCTTGGACTTTGAAAAAGatataagaaaaatacttctgtttctTAAGGATGTGGGTGTAGAAGACAATCAGCTGGGACCATTCCTGACCAAAAATCCCTACATCCTTGGTGAAGATCTGGAAGCTTTAGAAACCAG AGTGGCTTACCTAAAATCAAAAAAATTTGGTAAGTCAGAAATTGCTCAGATGGTCTCGAGAGCTCCATATCTGCTGTTGTTTTCAGTGGAAAGACTGGATAACAGACTGGGTTTCTTCAAAAATGAACTTGGTCTCAGTGTAAAGAAG ACAAAGGACCTGGTAGTTCGTCTTCCAAGGCTACTGACTGGCAAATTAGAACCTGTAAAAGAAAATCTTCAG GTTTGTCAGATTGAACTTGGTTTTCAACGCAGTGAAATTCAACAGATAGTGTATAAAACCCCCAAGATTTTAACCGCAAGTAAAAAGAGGCTCAGACAGACATTTGACTACTTACACAACATAATGGGCATTCCCCACCACATGCTTACTCACTTTCCTCAG gtTTTCAACTCAAAGCTGTTACGAATCAGAGAGAGGCACATGTTTCTTGCATTCTTGGGAAGAGCCCAGTATGACCCAGCACAACCCAGTTACATCTCTCTGGACCAGCTGGTATCCCTGCCTGATGAGGTGTTTTGTACAGAGATTGCCAAAGCTTCTATACAGGACTTTGaaaatttcttaaaaacacTTTAG